A genomic region of Papaver somniferum cultivar HN1 chromosome 7, ASM357369v1, whole genome shotgun sequence contains the following coding sequences:
- the LOC113298077 gene encoding transcription and mRNA export factor ENY2-like, which produces MRGSINRPPTPDAEEDEEEEPTLGEIINIKLIESGEKERLKELLRDRLYECGWKDEMKALCRAFARKKGRNNVTVDDLVQVMIPKGRASVPDFVKEELLHRIRSFLVSASL; this is translated from the exons AT GAGAGGTTCTATTAATCGTCCACCAACACCAGAtgcagaggaagatgaagaagaagaacccacACTTGGAGAAATCATAAACATCAAA TTGATTGAAAGTGGTGAAAAAGAAAGACTAAAGGAGCTATTGAGGGATAGGCTATATGAATGTGGTTGGAAGGATGAAATGAAAGCTTTATGCAG GGCTTTTGCAAGGAAGAAAGGAAGGAACAATGTTACTGTGGATGACCTTGTACAAGTAATGATTCCAAAAGGCAGAG CCTCTGTTCCTGATTTTGTAAAAGAAGAGTTGTTGCATcgcataagaagttttctagtaTCAGCTTCTCTCTGA
- the LOC113298076 gene encoding B2 protein-like encodes MDSQLSFWQLGDELRGQTTKVSEDHQWFMAASKLAEQTRLKGERTNNLDLSKGAVEARTRHKFVFQEDSINKFENFSKFENFSKFDNINKYENSNKFDSIRKFDNMNINMMNLDSKATENVTKGAFRNGVYNVNAAYQKGNGGNYHNVNMNLPVSSKFSNNIHSVKESSKNNNNNVNINNDNTSNVVDKRFKTLPLTETLPRNEVLGGYIFVCNNDTMQEDLKRQLFGLPPRYRDSVRAITPGLPLFLYNYTTHQLHGIFEAVSFGGSNIDPTAWEDKKCKGESRFPAQVRIRIRKICKALEEDSFRPVLHHYDGPKFRLELSIPETLALLDLCEQGGSM; translated from the exons ATGGACAGTCAACTAAGCTTTTGGCAATTAGGGGATGAGTTAAGAGGACAAACAACAAAAGTATCTGAGGATCATCAGTGGTTTATGGCAGCTTCTAAATTAGCTGAACAGACAAGACTAAAAGGCGAGAGGACGAATAATCTTGATCTCTCAAAGGGAGCTGTAGAAGCAAGAACACGCCACAAATTTGTGTTCCAGGAAGATAGTATTAACAAGTTTGAGAATTTCAGCAAGTTTGAGAATTTCAGCAAGTTTGATAATATCAACAAGTATGAGAATTCGAACAAGTTTGATAGTATCAGGAAGTTTGATAATATGAACATCAATATGATGAATTTGGATTCGAAAGCTACTGAGAATGTTACCAAGGGAGCGTTCAGGAACGGGGTTTATAATGTGAATGCGGCATACCAGAAAGGAAATGGTGGCAATTACCATAATGTGAATATGAATTTGCCAGTTTCGAGTAAGTTTAGTAACAATATCCATAGTGTTAAAGAATCcagcaaaaacaacaacaacaacgtaaATATTAACAATGACAATACCAGTAACGTTGTTGATAAGAGGTTTAAGACTCTGCCTTTAACTGAAACACTTCCACGCAACGAGGTTCTCGGGGGTTACATTTTCGTGTGCAACAATGATACGATGCAAGAAGATCTCAAGCGACAGCTCTTTG GCTtaccaccaaggtacagagattcTGTTCGAGCAATAACACCAGGGTTACCTTTGTTCCTCTACAACTACACAACTCACCAACTACATGGGATATTTGAG GCAGTGAGTTTTGGAGGTTCTAACATCGATCCAACTGCTTGGGAAGATAAGAAATGTAAAGGTGAATCAAGGTTCCCTGCCCAG GTAAGGATCCGCATTAGGAAAATCTGCAAGGCCTTGGAGGAAGACTCTTTCAGGCCAGTTTTGCATCACTATGATGGGCCAAAGTTTCGTCTCGAACTGTCCATCCCTGAG ACATTGGCGTTACTCGACTTGTGTGAACAAGGTGGTAGCATGTGA